TTGATTTTAAACGACTTTCTTCTATAGATATAGTAGAGCGTATGAAGGTTGTATTGGAAGATATCGGTATGGGTTATGATGAGCAGGCATTAAAAGCAATTGCTCAAGCTGCAGCAGGAGGGATGCGTGATGCATTAAGTTTACTTGATCAGGTTGTTTCATTTAGTAATGAACACGTTCAATTAGACGATGTACTTCTTGTAACTGGTTCTGTAAGCCAAGATGCATTTTACGATATTGCGATTTCACTACAGGAAAAGGATGTTGCCCAAGTATTAGGCAGTGTCGAAAACTTAATTGCAGATGGAAAAGAACCATTACGCCTTGCGGAAGACTTTATTACTTTCTTCCGGGATCTGCTTCTATTAAAAACAGATGGTACGTTAGAGGAATTATTGGAGTTTATTTCACCGGAAGAAAAGTTTTTATCATTAGCCGGACAATTTGAAGCTAATACACTTTATGGGTTTATCGATATTTTGGCAAAGACCCAGCAGGAAATGCGCTTTTCGCATCATACGAAAATATATTTAGAAACGGCCCTTTTAAAAATGGCCCAATATAAAGCTTCACCACAAGGGACAACTGCGGTCGATCCGGCTATTGAAGGTAAGGTAGCTTCACTTGAAAGTCGTTTAGGGCAACTGTCACAACAGCTTCAAAATGGTGGAGGGGGAGCCCCTGTTCAACAAAAAGAACAGGCCCGCCAGCGTGTACGTCCACAAGGAAATCAATATAATGCTCCAACAGGACGTATCCAGGAAGTATTAAAAACTGCAACAAAACCTGACCTGCAAAAAGTGAAATCTGCTTGGGCGGGTGGTTTGGCAAGCTTGCAAAAATCACATGCAGCTTTATTGGCGGATGCAGAGCCTGTAGCCGCAAATGCAAGTGCTTTTGTGATAAAATTCAAGTATGATATACATTGTCAAATGGTAGCTGACAACAGTGCACTTGTTTCATTGTTTACACAGCAAATCGCTTCGGAAGTAGGGATTCAATATGAACTTTTATGTATCCCGGAGCCGGCTTGGATGCGTTTGCGTGAAAACTTTATAAATGAAAATGGCTTAAATCAAAAAAAATCACCATCGGATGAAATGAATGCGGTGGAGGATTTAATAGAGGAGCCCCCTTTTCTTGACGATGTTCAAGTAATGGAAGCGCAAGATCCGCTCATTACAGAAGCCGAAAAACGTTTTGGAAAAGACTTTGTTGAGGTTATCGAAGAATAAATACACATTTTAAGGAGGAAATAAGATGCGTGGTATGGGTAATATGCAAGGCATGATGAAAAAAATGCAAAAAATGCAAAAAGAAATGATGGAAGCACAAGAGGCTTTAAATGCACAGTTATTTGAAGGT
This sequence is a window from Solibacillus isronensis. Protein-coding genes within it:
- the dnaX gene encoding DNA polymerase III subunit gamma/tau, with product MTYQAFYRVYRPQSFREMSGQTHVKRTLQNALLASKTTHAYLFSGPRGTGKTSTAKIFAKALNCENAPASEPCNECPTCLSITEGSHTDVIEFDAASNSRVEEMRDIIEKVRFAPANARFKVYIIDEVHMLSTSAFNALLKTLEEPPEHAVFILATTEPHKLPATIISRCQRFDFKRLSSIDIVERMKVVLEDIGMGYDEQALKAIAQAAAGGMRDALSLLDQVVSFSNEHVQLDDVLLVTGSVSQDAFYDIAISLQEKDVAQVLGSVENLIADGKEPLRLAEDFITFFRDLLLLKTDGTLEELLEFISPEEKFLSLAGQFEANTLYGFIDILAKTQQEMRFSHHTKIYLETALLKMAQYKASPQGTTAVDPAIEGKVASLESRLGQLSQQLQNGGGGAPVQQKEQARQRVRPQGNQYNAPTGRIQEVLKTATKPDLQKVKSAWAGGLASLQKSHAALLADAEPVAANASAFVIKFKYDIHCQMVADNSALVSLFTQQIASEVGIQYELLCIPEPAWMRLRENFINENGLNQKKSPSDEMNAVEDLIEEPPFLDDVQVMEAQDPLITEAEKRFGKDFVEVIEE